The DNA region ACGCATGTCACCACCAAAGAAGGCTTGCTCAAGCATTGGCGATACCCACACACCTAAACCAATCAACAGCAAAATCAAAGGCATTAACACCAAAGCATGCCATCCGTTTGGCAGGCGGTTACGTATTGGTTGTGGGATCAGCGCCCATAGTCCGCCCATCACCATGGTGCTCAGAGGCAAAACAAACAGCATCACCACAACGGTAATCAGGTGGTCTTCCACAATCGGAGCGAACCAAAGCCCGGCAAGGAAACCAATGATAACCGTCGGCAAAGCTTCCATTAACTCAATTGAAGGCTTCACCACACGACGCATTCGAGGCGACATAAAATAAGCCGTATAAATCGCTCCTAGTACCGCCAAAGGTACCGAGAATAACATCGCGAACATCGCCGCTTTAATGGTCCCAAACGCAATTGGAACCAAGCTGAATTTCGCTTCGAAATCATCACTGGCCGAGGTCGATTGCCATACAAACTCTGGCTCAGGGTAACCTTCATACCACACTTTTTGCCATAAAGATGACAACGATACTTCTGGGTATGGGTTATCAACGAACGCCACATTTAACTCGTCATTTTGCCAAGTAATCAGATAACGCTCGTTATTCGACATTCCCGCCATCACAGGTGCCTGCTTGTATGCACGCTTAAACAGCACCAGTTTCTCGCTGGTGGTGTAATGGCTCTGCAACGTTCCGTTAGTGTAGAAGCTGTAAAAACCTTTGCGGTGGGAATCCGGCAACAAGTACTTAAGCTCCGATGCCAACTTGAATTCACGAATGTGCGTCAAGGTGCGTTGATCACCTTGTAGGGTATCAAACCATTGAGAAACGTGACCATCGTTATGAGTAACCAAGATGGAATAAGCGCCGGCTAATAAGTCAATGGTTCTCACCGAATGTTTAGTATCACCTTGAGTAAGATCGATGACCTCACGCACAGAGAACTTATCTTCTCCTTTCACTAACACAATCAGCTCGGAGCCATTACGTAGGTACAAGTTTTTTCCGTCGGGTGTTAGTAACATTTGATCGGGTGAATCAAAACCTGATGAAAAAGTGTAATCAATGGTAATCGGTGGTGCGTCTAATAACTGTGGCTCTTGCCAGCGAGCTTTAAGCACTCCTGTCTGAGTCTGCCATACTAACGTTGGGGTTTGGGTCGAAGCACTAAAGACAAACTGTGTTACCGGATCGCTGGCATCTGTTAGCTGCATATCCATGCCAGAGCTAAAAGGAATGACCTCTGGTGGACGGGTATTTTCTCTTAATGTCGCGTTAAATTCTGGCTTAAAAAGGTGAGCGAAACCATTTTCATCAACTAATCCATACCAACCTAAACCAGGGGCTGATTGAGCAAACGCGACAGGGTTACGAGCCATTTGTTGTGTGTATAAAGCTGGCTTACTTGGGTGATCCAGCGATAAGAAACGAACCTCCCCCGACTGGGTTAACACCAGTCCAATTTGAGAATAGTCATCGACAGAAATTGCGAGAGGCTTCCCACTTTGGGTTACTCTAGAGGCATAATTGGTTTC from Vibrio hyugaensis includes:
- a CDS encoding ABC transporter permease subunit; the protein is MAQAEFSLQEKDKKRLIKDRLVRFAVTSGGVGVLAALVLIFVYLAMVIIPLFSDAEIETNYASRVTQSGKPLAISVDDYSQIGLVLTQSGEVRFLSLDHPSKPALYTQQMARNPVAFAQSAPGLGWYGLVDENGFAHLFKPEFNATLRENTRPPEVIPFSSGMDMQLTDASDPVTQFVFSASTQTPTLVWQTQTGVLKARWQEPQLLDAPPITIDYTFSSGFDSPDQMLLTPDGKNLYLRNGSELIVLVKGEDKFSVREVIDLTQGDTKHSVRTIDLLAGAYSILVTHNDGHVSQWFDTLQGDQRTLTHIREFKLASELKYLLPDSHRKGFYSFYTNGTLQSHYTTSEKLVLFKRAYKQAPVMAGMSNNERYLITWQNDELNVAFVDNPYPEVSLSSLWQKVWYEGYPEPEFVWQSTSASDDFEAKFSLVPIAFGTIKAAMFAMLFSVPLAVLGAIYTAYFMSPRMRRVVKPSIELMEALPTVIIGFLAGLWFAPIVEDHLITVVVMLFVLPLSTMVMGGLWALIPQPIRNRLPNGWHALVLMPLILLLIGLGVWVSPMLEQAFFGGDMRLFLTDHGIGFDQRNALVVGLAMGFAVIPTIFTIAEDAIFSVPKHLSDGSLALGATPWQTLIYVVLLTASPGIFSAIMMGLGRAVGETMIVLMATGNTPLMDWNVLEGLRSLSATIAVELPESEVGSSHYRLLFLSALILFVFTFAVNALAEWVRQRLRDKYRAL